The following proteins are co-located in the Myxocyprinus asiaticus isolate MX2 ecotype Aquarium Trade chromosome 44, UBuf_Myxa_2, whole genome shotgun sequence genome:
- the bloc1s5 gene encoding biogenesis of lysosome-related organelles complex 1 subunit 5: protein MMEKIIKDVGDIQSGLIDHRPVLQGEIRYFLKEFEKRAFRECRLLENLNKMISDTNDHDLPQCTESMDEKLCDACTQLEAVKHMAQRIQQRELEAEQLIPPLNETELCVCVCVCMYVERTRQDWEDFQKEQCALKEEVDEEHVKAVSRLSAQYDEMKKDLSKYRTL, encoded by the exons ATGATGGAGAAGATTATTAAGG ATGTCGGTGATATTCAGTCCGGACTGATCGATCACAGACCAGTCCTGCAGGGAGAAATCAGATACTTCCTCAAGGAGTTTGag AAGCGTGCTTTCAGAGAGTGCCGTCTGCTTGAAAACCTGAACAAGATGATATCCGACACTAATGATCATGATCTGCCGCAGTGTACTGAGAGTATGGATGAGAAACTGTGTGACGCGTGCACACAAC TTGAAGCAGTGAAGCATATGGCTCAGAGAATCCAGCAGAGGGAGCTAGAGGCTGAACAG CTCATCCCGCCCT TAAATGAaactgaattgtgtgtgtgtgtgtgtgtgtgtatgtatgtggagAGGACAAGGCAGGACTGGGAGGACTTTCAGAAGGAGCAGTGTGCTCTGAAGGAGGAGGTGGATGAAGAGCACGTTAAAGCTGTCAGCAGACTCAGTGCTCAGTATGATGAAATGAAGAAAGACCTGAGCAAATACAGAACCCTCTGA